One region of Desulfovibrio sp. JC022 genomic DNA includes:
- a CDS encoding flavodoxin family protein: protein MILGIEGSPRKKGNSHKMLQAILGGASQQGIPGNEVHLRDLKYDPCVGCEICRKEKACRRFEDDMTDLYPEIEESKGLVLISPVHNYNVTAWMKAFIDRLYCYYNFEDTRPRAWSSRLAGQGRKAVIGAIAEQEDKKDMGFTIEAMRLPLEALGYEIVEELPVLRLFDRGIIAEHQEIMERAQNAGIKLAKAISDQ, encoded by the coding sequence ATGATCTTAGGTATTGAAGGCAGCCCCCGCAAAAAAGGAAATTCCCACAAAATGTTGCAGGCTATTCTTGGCGGAGCATCCCAGCAGGGAATCCCCGGCAACGAAGTGCATTTGCGGGACCTTAAATATGATCCCTGCGTGGGCTGCGAAATCTGCCGTAAAGAAAAAGCATGCCGCCGTTTTGAAGATGACATGACTGATCTTTATCCTGAGATTGAGGAATCAAAGGGGCTGGTGCTCATCTCCCCGGTCCATAACTACAACGTCACCGCATGGATGAAAGCATTCATAGACCGCTTGTACTGCTACTACAATTTTGAGGATACCCGTCCGCGGGCATGGTCCAGCAGACTTGCCGGACAGGGCCGCAAGGCAGTAATCGGAGCCATTGCCGAGCAGGAAGATAAAAAGGATATGGGCTTCACCATTGAAGCCATGCGCCTGCCTCTTGAGGCTTTAGGCTATGAAATAGTGGAAGAACTTCCGGTGCTGCGACTCTTTGACCGGGGCATCATCGCCGAGCATCAGGAAATCATGGAACGGGCGCAAAACGCAGGCATCAAACTGGCAAAGGCTATTTCAGATCAATAA
- a CDS encoding ABC transporter substrate-binding protein, translated as MKIYRFIPVFFVFVFVLCLCAGCSDKKTSGEFKVGVVAVTSGELFRKGNYIIRAARYAADKINKSGGLELAGQEYKVKLFPADSNGDSEIAAKAALRLIEKDKVSAIVGAAGSKVALAVAKVCEEYKVPFITPVAGTNKLTSFKYSFRVSYTNTVQGEALALFAKNDLGQKDVGVLFASSSPYSAELARFFKEDYLKGGGKVVSFQNYAAGQRDYSTQLKEIIESGAKILFLPNNTKKVQLQVAQARRLGFKGILMGGDSWDPIELQRNSLFKNSYYTDHWIPGLPIEGGAEFEKDYKKKNGVDPSELEALTYDAVMSLFAGAKIAGIADPVAIHDALVDMPPFHGVTGTFDYNNNGDPDKDVIISTFRDGHIAVQDIIDLK; from the coding sequence ATGAAAATATACAGATTTATTCCGGTCTTCTTTGTCTTTGTTTTCGTCCTTTGTCTTTGCGCAGGGTGCTCGGATAAAAAAACTTCCGGAGAATTCAAGGTCGGGGTTGTTGCGGTTACAAGCGGAGAACTGTTCAGAAAAGGGAATTACATCATTCGCGCAGCACGTTACGCTGCTGACAAGATCAATAAGTCCGGGGGGCTGGAATTAGCCGGGCAGGAGTATAAGGTTAAGCTTTTTCCTGCGGACAGCAACGGCGATTCCGAGATAGCAGCTAAGGCCGCTCTCCGTTTGATTGAGAAAGACAAAGTCTCAGCTATTGTTGGCGCAGCCGGAAGTAAGGTCGCTCTGGCTGTGGCTAAGGTGTGTGAGGAATATAAAGTTCCTTTCATCACCCCTGTTGCGGGAACCAATAAACTTACTTCATTTAAATATTCTTTCCGTGTTTCATACACAAATACTGTGCAGGGTGAAGCTCTGGCCCTGTTTGCTAAAAATGATCTGGGCCAAAAGGATGTGGGAGTGCTTTTTGCCTCTTCCAGTCCTTACAGTGCGGAACTGGCCCGTTTTTTCAAGGAAGACTATTTAAAAGGCGGAGGGAAGGTTGTTTCCTTTCAAAACTATGCAGCAGGACAGCGTGATTACTCAACCCAGTTGAAGGAAATAATTGAATCCGGAGCGAAGATTCTTTTCCTGCCCAATAATACCAAGAAGGTGCAATTACAGGTTGCTCAGGCCCGTAGACTTGGGTTTAAAGGCATTCTCATGGGCGGAGATTCATGGGACCCTATTGAGCTGCAACGTAACTCGCTTTTCAAAAACAGTTACTATACCGACCACTGGATTCCGGGGTTGCCCATCGAAGGCGGGGCTGAATTTGAAAAGGACTACAAGAAAAAGAACGGGGTCGATCCCAGCGAGCTCGAAGCCTTGACCTATGATGCGGTGATGAGCCTTTTTGCCGGTGCAAAAATCGCCGGAATCGCTGATCCTGTGGCAATTCACGATGCTTTGGTGGATATGCCACCCTTTCATGGGGTCACCGGAACATTTGATTACAACAACAACGGTGATCCGGATAAAGACGTGATCATCTCCACCTTCCGCGACGGGCATATCGCGGTGCAGGATATTATTGATCTGAAATAG
- the alr gene encoding alanine racemase: MTIGYNALEVEVDLNAVRHNYRLLCEKGSRVYGVVKADAYGHGLIEVARALEEEGADTFAVGTVGEGMQLRKSGCSKRIISLLGPLNEEDCFNASQSGIIPFCGEFEQLEMLAGVVAAQGRKVDVSLKFDTGMSRLGFSVHELDKLIEWLKINPEIHPVLASSHLATSDDPAYEGYMSAQAETFSNILKRLSEAGYELEASLANSAGILVHDQVHYSAQRGGIALYGSNPLLGTEWSECGRDLKAVMQVRTKIAAVRELKKGQAISYGCTYTAERDMTVAIVCAGYADGYSRGLSNAGQVCIHGKRANILGRVCMQLCIVDVSHIDAVKFGDTAYLLGGEGEGRISAEDLAGWWQTITYEIFCLLGMNPRTYKK, encoded by the coding sequence ATGACTATCGGATATAATGCACTTGAAGTTGAAGTAGATCTAAATGCCGTCCGCCATAATTACCGCCTGCTCTGTGAAAAGGGGAGCAGGGTTTATGGTGTAGTCAAGGCTGATGCTTATGGGCATGGGCTGATTGAAGTGGCCCGCGCCCTTGAAGAAGAGGGTGCGGATACTTTTGCTGTGGGCACAGTGGGCGAGGGCATGCAACTGCGGAAAAGCGGTTGCTCCAAGCGCATAATTTCCTTGCTTGGGCCACTCAATGAGGAAGATTGTTTCAATGCTTCGCAAAGTGGAATTATACCATTTTGCGGTGAATTTGAGCAGCTTGAAATGCTGGCCGGAGTTGTTGCGGCGCAGGGGCGCAAGGTTGATGTCAGCCTCAAATTTGATACCGGCATGTCCCGGCTTGGATTCAGTGTTCATGAACTGGATAAGTTGATTGAATGGTTGAAAATTAACCCCGAGATCCATCCGGTTCTGGCAAGTTCGCACCTTGCTACTTCTGATGATCCGGCTTACGAGGGATACATGTCCGCGCAGGCGGAGACTTTTTCAAATATTTTGAAAAGACTTTCCGAGGCCGGGTACGAGCTTGAAGCCTCACTTGCCAACTCCGCCGGGATTCTGGTTCATGATCAGGTTCATTATTCCGCCCAGCGCGGAGGGATCGCACTGTACGGTTCCAATCCCCTGTTGGGCACTGAGTGGAGCGAGTGCGGTCGTGATTTAAAGGCTGTCATGCAGGTACGTACAAAAATTGCGGCTGTGCGGGAGCTTAAAAAGGGGCAGGCCATCAGCTACGGCTGCACCTATACCGCAGAGCGGGACATGACAGTCGCCATTGTCTGCGCCGGATATGCCGACGGTTACAGCCGCGGGCTTTCCAATGCCGGACAGGTTTGTATCCACGGTAAGCGGGCTAATATTTTGGGCCGGGTCTGCATGCAGCTTTGCATTGTTGATGTGAGCCACATTGATGCTGTGAAGTTCGGCGACACTGCCTACCTGCTGGGCGGGGAAGGCGAAGGCCGAATCAGTGCAGAGGATCTAGCGGGATGGTGGCAGACCATCACGTATGAAATTTTTTGTCTTCTGGGGATGAATCCGAGGACATATAAAAAATAG